In Shewanella glacialimarina, the genomic stretch CAGACAACTGCGTCGGTAAATGCTTCATTCGCGCACCTAAACCCACTTGTTCTAATGCTGATTCTACTCGACGCTTACGCTCACTCGCTTTCATACCGCGATAACGCAGCGGTACTTCGACGTTTTCGGCCAAGTTAAGATCAGGGATAAGGTTGAATCCCTGAAAGATAAAGCCAATCTTTTCATTACGGACTTTGGCGCTATTGTTGTCACTTAAGTTCGACACATTGACACCATCAAGGCTGAACTCGCCAGAGGTAAAACCTTCAAGTAAACCAGCAATATTCAAAAAGGTGGTTTTGCCTGAACCAGAGGGACCGGTTACTGCCACAAATTCGCCCTCTTGTACTTCAAGGTTAAAGTCTCGCAGGGCATGGGTTTCAACTAAATCGGTTTTAAATACTTTACTGATATTTTTCATGGATAACATACTGGCTTTCCTTAGTTTAATCGGTTGTAACACCTCAGTATTGATGGCGCTTAAGAGCAATACTGTTGATGTAAATACGGTTAATTCAAATTCTGTCGACATCTATTCTGCTGGCGTAAAAAAGACTTAAAGCAGCAATTTAATTTGGGCAAGTGAGCTGATAGCAATATCGATACTGACCGTGTGACTATCACCTAAGAGTTGAGTCGATACATGGCTGCCCATATCAATTAAGTGCAAACTTACCGACAACCAGTCAGTATGATTATCAATTCGATAAATCACTGCCACGACCAAAAGAAATAAAGCGGCTAGTTCAATAAACTGTTTGCGTTGTATGACTGACATGGGATCCCCTTACTCGTTAAATTTTTAGTAATTAGCTTATCTAATCTGAATTTTAGGCTGATTTTTAAAGCTTTCAGTGCCTGATATCACCCACACCTCACCTTCTTCACCACCGTCAAGCACTTCAACCTGGCTCATACTGCGCACACCAAGTTTGACTGTTTTTTGCTGCGCAATAGACTCGCTCACTTGGTAGGCCACTTCACCGCCAAGGTTAAGAAAATCACCACGTTTGACCATCAACACATTGGGTCTATTTTCTAATAATACTCGGGCTG encodes the following:
- a CDS encoding ABC transporter ATP-binding protein, with translation MLSMKNISKVFKTDLVETHALRDFNLEVQEGEFVAVTGPSGSGKTTFLNIAGLLEGFTSGEFSLDGVNVSNLSDNNSAKVRNEKIGFIFQGFNLIPDLNLAENVEVPLRYRGMKASERKRRVESALEQVGLGARMKHLPTQLSGGQQQRVAIARALAGEPRFLLADEPTGNLDSLMARQVMELLENINQQGTTIIMVTHDPELARRAQRNIQIVDGQVCDFSMYQQAATGTR